Proteins encoded by one window of Gordonia jinghuaiqii:
- a CDS encoding cytochrome c oxidase assembly protein, which produces MSTPVAVLAHGAGGQGFSTTFGALLVAAVAIAVYGAAALRCRQDPRGWSGWRTAGFVVGVGLLVVATVPAGSDDLSAHMIGHLLIGMYAPLALALSAPVTLLLRSTPAAFGRRLMHIVRSRPARIVAHPVVLLVATVGGLVALYFTPLFDIADSNPVVHAAVHVHFFVSGYLFAWMIAGPDPAPERPSVPVRLVLIGIAVAAHAVIAQLIHAGLFLGFEAPADELRSAGSLMYYWGDIAEILLALAMLRTWRTDRALSRPRGRSPAIPVAHP; this is translated from the coding sequence GTGTCGACCCCCGTTGCCGTCCTCGCTCACGGAGCAGGCGGGCAAGGCTTCTCGACGACCTTCGGCGCCTTGCTCGTGGCCGCTGTCGCGATCGCCGTGTACGGCGCTGCTGCCCTTCGCTGTCGTCAGGACCCCCGCGGATGGAGCGGATGGCGGACAGCAGGTTTCGTCGTCGGTGTCGGTCTCCTCGTCGTCGCCACCGTGCCCGCCGGCTCCGACGACCTCTCCGCCCACATGATCGGGCATCTTCTCATCGGAATGTATGCCCCACTGGCGCTGGCGCTCTCGGCGCCGGTGACGTTGCTGTTGCGGTCGACCCCCGCCGCCTTCGGCCGACGCCTCATGCACATCGTTCGGTCGCGGCCGGCGCGGATCGTTGCGCATCCGGTGGTGTTGCTGGTGGCGACGGTCGGCGGTCTCGTGGCCCTGTACTTCACCCCGCTGTTCGACATCGCGGATTCGAACCCGGTCGTCCACGCCGCAGTGCACGTCCACTTCTTCGTCTCGGGTTACCTGTTCGCCTGGATGATCGCCGGACCGGATCCCGCACCGGAGCGTCCATCGGTCCCGGTGCGCCTGGTCCTGATCGGGATCGCGGTCGCGGCGCATGCGGTAATCGCACAATTGATCCATGCCGGACTGTTCCTCGGTTTCGAGGCGCCCGCCGACGAACTACGCAGTGCCGGCTCTCTCATGTACTACTGGGGTGACATCGCCGAGATACTGCTCGCCCTGGCCATGTTGCGCACCTGGCGGACCGACCGCGCTCTCAGCCGGCCGCGGGGTCGTTCGCCGGCGATTCCAGTCGCCCATCCATGA
- a CDS encoding DUF1295 domain-containing protein encodes MQDRNVSRTASFVRVALAYLVAFGVAAAWLAWGPETGRMWLDTFIADLLATLVIFGFSRAFANSSMYDAYWSVVPPALLLYWWAAGDAGLDAVHCWVIAAVVTVWAVRLTANWASGWPGLQHEDWRYPMLKARGGRAEFLVDLVAIHLVPTVQVFAGMIPVYIAVTHPGETVVWLTVVAAVVGLAAVALEYGADAQLRRFTAHRRPGAVLDTGLWAWSRHPNYFGEFLFWVSMALFGIAASPGDWWWLCIGAVAMAAMFLGASIPMMEARSLERRPGYQDVVDRVPRFIPRRPREPRAPDQPGRAPV; translated from the coding sequence GTGCAGGACAGAAACGTCAGCAGGACAGCATCTTTCGTACGTGTCGCCCTCGCCTACCTCGTCGCCTTCGGTGTCGCGGCGGCATGGCTGGCGTGGGGGCCCGAGACGGGCCGGATGTGGCTCGACACATTCATCGCCGATCTGCTGGCGACGCTGGTGATCTTCGGCTTCAGCCGGGCCTTCGCGAATTCGAGTATGTACGACGCCTATTGGAGTGTCGTACCGCCGGCATTGCTGCTCTACTGGTGGGCGGCCGGTGACGCCGGACTCGACGCCGTGCACTGCTGGGTCATCGCGGCGGTGGTGACCGTGTGGGCGGTCCGTCTGACCGCGAACTGGGCGAGCGGGTGGCCCGGGTTGCAGCACGAGGACTGGCGCTACCCGATGTTGAAGGCCCGCGGTGGGCGAGCAGAATTTCTCGTCGACCTCGTCGCGATCCACCTGGTCCCCACCGTTCAGGTCTTTGCGGGGATGATCCCGGTGTACATCGCGGTGACGCACCCCGGCGAGACGGTGGTGTGGTTGACGGTCGTCGCCGCGGTCGTGGGACTCGCCGCGGTCGCACTCGAGTACGGAGCCGACGCCCAGCTGCGGCGGTTCACCGCTCACCGGAGGCCGGGGGCTGTTCTCGACACCGGGCTGTGGGCGTGGTCCCGGCACCCGAACTACTTCGGGGAGTTCCTCTTCTGGGTGTCGATGGCGCTCTTCGGGATCGCTGCCTCACCCGGCGACTGGTGGTGGCTGTGCATCGGCGCCGTGGCGATGGCGGCGATGTTCCTCGGCGCGAGCATCCCGATGATGGAGGCGCGCAGCCTCGAACGCCGGCCCGGCTATCAGGACGTCGTCGACCGGGTGCCGCGATTCATCCCCCGCCGTCCTCGAGAACCGCGCGCACCCGATCAACCCGGACGGGCCCCCGTGTGA
- a CDS encoding sugar porter family MFS transporter, translating to MSDAQQREVAEQHTAKVIGVTVAAAVGGFLFGFDSSVVNGAVDSIESNFGLGKLMTGFAVAIALLGCALGAWFAGRLADIWGRKRVMLLGSALFIISAIGTGFTQTIPDLLLWRVLGGIGIGIASVIAPAYISEIAPARYRGALASMQQLAITLGIFAALLSDSLFADSAGGASSDFWWGLEAWRWMFLVGVIPAVVYGVLALLIPESPRYLVGRNRDAEAARILQEVTGEANPLARVKEIKLTVKREAKSSLKDISGPSFGLHPLVWVGIWLAVFQQFVGINAIFYYSTTLWQSVGFSESDSFKTSVITAVINVAMTFVAILFVDRIGRRKLLLAGSVGMFIGLLMACVAFTQQIGEGENISLPDPWGVIALIGANLFVVAFAATWGPVMWVMLGEMFPNRVRGVALGVCTAVNWVANFTISMLFPPMTEAVGLGIIYGFFAFCAAASFFYVYKKVEETKGLELEDMDSVAASRLSQFNAVKKAKDNA from the coding sequence ATGAGCGACGCGCAGCAACGAGAAGTCGCCGAACAGCACACCGCGAAGGTCATCGGCGTCACCGTCGCCGCCGCGGTCGGCGGGTTCCTGTTCGGCTTCGACAGTTCGGTCGTCAACGGCGCGGTGGACTCGATCGAATCGAATTTCGGTCTCGGCAAGCTGATGACCGGTTTCGCCGTCGCCATCGCCCTGCTCGGCTGTGCCCTGGGCGCGTGGTTCGCCGGACGCCTCGCCGACATCTGGGGCCGCAAACGCGTGATGCTGCTGGGCTCCGCCCTTTTCATCATCTCCGCGATCGGCACCGGATTCACCCAGACCATCCCGGACCTGTTGCTGTGGCGCGTACTCGGCGGTATCGGCATCGGAATCGCATCGGTGATCGCACCCGCCTACATCTCCGAGATCGCACCGGCGCGCTATCGCGGCGCGCTGGCCTCGATGCAGCAACTCGCGATCACGCTGGGTATTTTCGCGGCTCTGTTGTCCGACTCACTCTTCGCCGACAGCGCAGGTGGGGCGTCGAGCGACTTCTGGTGGGGCCTGGAAGCATGGCGCTGGATGTTCCTCGTCGGCGTCATCCCCGCCGTCGTCTACGGTGTGCTCGCGTTGCTGATCCCCGAGTCGCCGCGATATCTGGTGGGACGCAACCGAGACGCCGAAGCGGCTCGGATCCTGCAGGAGGTGACCGGCGAGGCGAATCCACTCGCGCGGGTGAAAGAGATCAAGCTGACGGTCAAGCGTGAGGCGAAATCGTCCCTCAAGGACATCAGCGGCCCGTCGTTCGGACTTCACCCTCTCGTGTGGGTCGGCATCTGGCTGGCGGTCTTCCAGCAGTTCGTCGGCATCAACGCGATCTTCTACTACTCGACGACGCTCTGGCAGTCCGTCGGATTCTCCGAGAGCGACTCGTTCAAGACGTCGGTCATCACGGCGGTCATCAACGTCGCGATGACGTTTGTCGCCATCCTCTTCGTTGACCGCATCGGGCGTCGAAAGCTGTTGCTGGCCGGGTCTGTCGGCATGTTCATCGGTCTTCTCATGGCATGCGTGGCGTTCACACAGCAGATCGGCGAAGGCGAGAACATCTCGCTGCCCGACCCCTGGGGCGTGATCGCACTGATCGGTGCGAATCTGTTCGTCGTCGCGTTCGCGGCGACGTGGGGTCCGGTGATGTGGGTGATGCTGGGGGAGATGTTCCCCAACCGCGTCCGCGGTGTCGCGCTCGGCGTCTGCACCGCGGTGAACTGGGTCGCCAACTTCACCATCTCGATGCTGTTCCCGCCGATGACCGAAGCCGTCGGGCTGGGAATCATCTACGGATTCTTCGCCTTCTGTGCAGCTGCGTCGTTCTTCTACGTGTACAAGAAGGTCGAGGAGACCAAGGGGCTCGAACTCGAGGACATGGATTCGGTGGCCGCCTCCCGGCTGTCACAGTTCAACGCTGTCAAGAAAGCAAAGGACAACGCCTGA
- a CDS encoding sulfite oxidase-like oxidoreductase, whose product MAIVNRGFVGRRDRDARRLPPGQYTTLDFPVLSAEPTPSVSLDTWSLAVQSADHRAVKFSWEQFQSLPHDDVTTDIHCVTRWSKFATRWRGVSFDTLLGALPWEPAPYVMAHCYGGYTTNVPLADLTGGRGWIADTYDGEPLAAEHGGPARLLVPHLYFWKSAKWVRRLRFMPEDTPGFWEERGYHMYGDPWREQRYS is encoded by the coding sequence ATGGCCATCGTCAACCGAGGTTTTGTCGGTCGTCGCGACCGCGACGCCCGGCGCCTCCCACCGGGTCAGTACACGACGCTGGACTTTCCCGTCCTCTCCGCCGAACCCACTCCTTCGGTCTCGCTCGACACCTGGTCGCTGGCCGTTCAGTCGGCCGACCATCGTGCCGTGAAGTTCAGCTGGGAACAGTTCCAGAGCCTGCCGCACGACGACGTCACCACCGACATCCACTGCGTGACCAGGTGGTCCAAGTTCGCCACCCGATGGCGCGGGGTCTCATTCGACACCCTGCTCGGCGCGCTGCCCTGGGAACCTGCCCCGTACGTGATGGCGCACTGCTACGGCGGATACACCACCAACGTTCCCCTCGCGGACCTCACCGGGGGTCGCGGATGGATCGCCGACACCTACGACGGTGAACCGCTCGCTGCCGAGCACGGTGGTCCAGCCCGCCTCCTCGTTCCCCATCTCTACTTCTGGAAGAGCGCGAAATGGGTTCGGCGCCTTAGGTTCATGCCCGAGGACACCCCGGGCTTCTGGGAAGAGCGCGGCTACCACATGTATGGAGACCCCTGGCGCGAGCAGCGGTATTCGTGA
- a CDS encoding sensor domain-containing protein codes for MAPSADAAVAERYRLLLELSPDAIAVHQDGEIVYVNSAALDFARIEDRDDMLGRSITEFVHPDELPQMIERIVGMGDEAGAATVPEEVVMVDSHGVSRPMEVTSVRTVWRDRAAYQVILRDVSAQKAVESTLRRQAALLDHVSNAVIAVDDDMTVRSWNPAAEQMYGLLAADAIGHDLDEVVSAHVDPHAAVSLGGTVDQLHRRADTGRSFLAHTSVTTMDDGFLIVAEPTRRPLIDRLGTILAALHQAVIVVREDGAIELANPAAATMLGPDAIPGASVYEMPLDFVGDESPIATCLRTGAAITDATATIRTPAGDRWLSCSCRPIDDVATEVVALVSFVDITDRHRERTQLAWEAVHDPLTGLYNRAGIIRELESHMTALGEDNDLSCVAIYYIDLDSFKLVNDSLGHAVGDEVLHTVAQRLASATPDEAAVGRIGGDEFVLVATLGIACSAEEIEHHIDKIRATVYEPIAVSTRSEPLTVEASIGVATVTSEDDYTATDLLRDADIALYQARKASRAPYVHFRTHHREELQRRQRIEEELRRALDSDPRQFEIHYQPIVSTVDGTLVGLEGLLRWRHPELGSISPAEFIPLAEESNLIDRVGAYVLSTASAEVVAVPQLEGVMLCINVSRRELTNGQFLMRLQENFTTSGLRPESLCLEITESALAPLDTELLSLLGDVRALGTQVSLDDFGTGASSLSEFYRLPVTVLKTAKSFVDALDEHHSAQAILAGIVTMAHAAGMRVVAEGVETAAQAATVAAVGCDLAQGYHLGRPVPLPDVISSGVLIGVDPSVWQKA; via the coding sequence ATGGCTCCCTCCGCCGATGCCGCGGTGGCCGAACGCTACCGTTTGCTTCTCGAACTCAGTCCGGATGCGATCGCGGTCCACCAGGACGGCGAGATCGTCTACGTGAACTCCGCTGCCCTCGACTTCGCGCGGATCGAGGATCGAGACGACATGCTCGGTCGTTCCATCACCGAGTTCGTCCATCCCGATGAGCTTCCGCAGATGATCGAGCGGATCGTCGGCATGGGCGACGAAGCCGGAGCGGCGACCGTTCCCGAAGAGGTCGTGATGGTCGATTCCCATGGGGTGTCCCGTCCGATGGAGGTCACGTCCGTGCGGACCGTGTGGCGCGACCGAGCGGCATATCAGGTCATCCTTCGCGACGTGAGTGCGCAGAAGGCGGTCGAGTCCACGCTGCGCCGGCAGGCTGCCCTCCTCGACCACGTCAGCAACGCGGTCATCGCCGTCGACGACGACATGACGGTTCGTTCGTGGAATCCGGCGGCCGAGCAGATGTACGGTCTGCTCGCTGCCGATGCCATCGGTCACGACCTCGACGAGGTGGTGAGTGCGCATGTGGACCCACACGCGGCGGTCTCGCTCGGCGGCACGGTCGACCAGTTGCATCGACGCGCCGACACCGGACGGTCGTTTCTCGCGCACACCTCCGTGACGACCATGGACGACGGCTTCCTCATCGTCGCCGAACCGACCCGCCGACCGCTGATCGACCGCCTGGGCACCATCCTCGCCGCCCTCCACCAGGCGGTCATCGTGGTCCGCGAAGACGGGGCCATCGAGCTTGCCAACCCCGCTGCCGCCACCATGCTCGGTCCCGACGCGATCCCCGGGGCGAGCGTGTACGAGATGCCACTGGATTTCGTCGGGGACGAATCACCGATCGCGACGTGCCTCCGAACCGGGGCGGCGATCACCGACGCGACCGCGACGATCCGGACGCCCGCGGGGGATCGGTGGCTGTCCTGCAGTTGCCGGCCCATCGACGACGTCGCCACCGAGGTCGTCGCGCTCGTGTCCTTCGTCGACATCACCGATCGGCACCGCGAACGCACCCAGCTGGCGTGGGAGGCCGTGCACGATCCACTGACCGGGCTGTACAACCGCGCCGGGATCATCCGCGAGCTCGAGTCGCACATGACAGCACTCGGAGAGGACAACGATCTCAGCTGCGTCGCCATCTACTACATCGACCTCGACAGCTTCAAGCTCGTCAACGACTCACTCGGCCACGCAGTCGGCGACGAGGTACTGCACACCGTCGCGCAGCGGCTCGCGTCGGCGACGCCGGACGAGGCAGCTGTCGGACGGATCGGCGGTGACGAGTTCGTCCTCGTCGCCACCCTCGGGATCGCCTGCTCCGCAGAGGAGATCGAGCATCACATCGACAAGATCCGTGCGACGGTGTACGAACCGATCGCGGTGAGCACGCGCAGCGAACCGTTGACGGTGGAGGCGAGCATCGGCGTCGCCACCGTCACCTCCGAGGACGACTACACCGCCACCGACCTCCTGCGCGACGCAGACATCGCTCTCTATCAGGCGCGCAAGGCTTCTCGTGCACCCTACGTCCACTTCCGGACGCACCACCGGGAAGAACTGCAGCGTCGGCAGCGCATCGAAGAGGAACTCCGACGTGCACTCGACAGCGACCCCCGTCAGTTCGAGATCCACTACCAGCCCATCGTCTCGACCGTCGACGGCACGCTTGTGGGACTCGAAGGTCTCCTGCGATGGCGGCACCCGGAGCTGGGTTCGATCTCGCCCGCCGAATTCATCCCCCTCGCAGAGGAATCCAATCTCATCGACCGCGTCGGTGCGTATGTACTGAGCACCGCGTCGGCCGAGGTGGTCGCGGTTCCACAATTGGAGGGGGTGATGTTGTGTATCAACGTCTCACGACGCGAACTCACCAACGGCCAGTTCCTGATGCGCCTGCAGGAGAACTTCACCACGTCGGGATTGAGGCCGGAATCGCTCTGCCTGGAGATCACCGAGAGTGCTCTCGCCCCGCTCGACACCGAGCTCCTCAGTCTCCTGGGTGACGTGCGCGCGCTGGGCACACAGGTGTCGCTCGACGACTTCGGCACGGGCGCCTCGTCTCTCAGCGAGTTCTACCGTCTCCCCGTCACCGTCCTGAAAACCGCCAAGTCCTTCGTCGACGCCCTCGACGAACACCACAGCGCACAAGCGATCCTCGCCGGAATCGTGACCATGGCCCACGCCGCCGGGATGAGAGTGGTCGCCGAGGGTGTGGAAACCGCCGCGCAGGCCGCCACCGTCGCAGCGGTGGGGTGCGACCTCGCCCAGGGCTATCACCTCGGCCGCCCGGTACCACTGCCCGACGTCATCAGCTCGGGAGTCCTGATCGGGGTCGATCCGTCGGTGTGGCAGAAGGCCTGA
- a CDS encoding DUF2243 domain-containing protein, translating into MRVDQQRVESHDVRPTSLTLPGIVLGVGLGGFVDGILLHQILQWHHMLTSTGQDRLGLESYPATTVHGLEINTLWDGLFHTFTWLAVLLGLALLYGRLSRAGERTWTGRVLWGWILTGWGLFNLVEGIIDHHILGIHHVRAGEHQTLWDIGFLVLGLLLVIVGWLLQRSAPRASHADAVASTPSSR; encoded by the coding sequence ATGAGGGTGGACCAGCAGAGAGTGGAGAGTCACGACGTGCGCCCGACGTCACTGACCCTGCCCGGAATCGTGCTGGGTGTGGGGCTCGGCGGATTCGTCGATGGGATCTTGTTGCACCAGATCCTGCAGTGGCATCACATGCTCACCAGCACCGGCCAGGACAGGCTCGGACTTGAATCCTATCCGGCGACGACCGTGCACGGATTGGAGATCAACACCTTGTGGGACGGCTTGTTCCACACGTTCACCTGGCTGGCGGTCCTGCTGGGACTGGCACTGTTGTACGGACGTCTCAGTCGTGCCGGGGAGAGGACATGGACGGGCCGTGTCCTGTGGGGGTGGATTCTGACCGGCTGGGGACTGTTCAACCTGGTCGAGGGGATCATCGACCACCACATCCTCGGCATCCACCATGTGCGCGCCGGTGAACACCAGACGCTATGGGACATCGGCTTTCTGGTCCTCGGCCTGTTGCTCGTGATCGTCGGGTGGCTGCTCCAGCGTTCGGCACCGCGAGCGTCACACGCTGACGCCGTGGCGTCGACCCCATCGTCGAGGTGA
- a CDS encoding LLM class F420-dependent oxidoreductase yields the protein MNLDGVGIWSSPLRYGDAGEAADAAAELDELGFTALWIPDVGGPVLDAVANLLGATKRAVIATGILNMWMHEPADVAAAHARFADEFGPRFLLGLGISHAPLIDATEAGRYRKPLATTKAFLDGLDAAPQPVPAEARVLAALGPKMLALAAERTRGAHPYLVTPDHTAIAREALGAGPLVAPEQTAIFAADREEARAIGTKWLTGYLAMPNYANNLRRLGFTEDDLTTVSDRLFDALIVWGDEAAILKRIDEHRTAGADHVCVQVLQADHRGFPREQWRRLAASLKS from the coding sequence ATGAATCTCGACGGTGTAGGAATCTGGAGTTCGCCGCTACGGTACGGAGACGCCGGGGAGGCCGCCGACGCCGCGGCCGAGCTGGACGAGCTGGGTTTCACCGCCTTGTGGATCCCGGACGTCGGAGGTCCGGTGCTCGACGCCGTCGCCAATCTGCTCGGAGCCACCAAGCGGGCTGTGATCGCGACCGGCATCCTCAACATGTGGATGCACGAACCCGCTGACGTCGCCGCAGCCCACGCCCGGTTCGCCGACGAGTTCGGTCCCCGGTTCCTGCTGGGACTCGGGATCAGCCATGCCCCCCTGATCGACGCGACAGAAGCGGGCCGCTATCGCAAGCCGCTGGCCACCACCAAAGCGTTCCTCGACGGGCTCGACGCCGCGCCCCAACCGGTCCCCGCCGAGGCGCGCGTACTGGCCGCGCTCGGACCGAAGATGCTGGCCCTGGCCGCCGAGCGCACCCGCGGCGCCCACCCGTACCTGGTCACTCCCGATCACACCGCGATCGCGCGCGAAGCTCTCGGTGCCGGTCCCCTGGTCGCGCCGGAACAGACGGCGATCTTCGCGGCCGATCGCGAGGAGGCGCGCGCGATCGGCACCAAGTGGCTGACGGGCTACCTCGCAATGCCCAACTACGCCAACAATCTTCGTCGTCTCGGATTCACCGAGGACGACCTCACCACTGTCAGCGACCGCTTGTTCGACGCGCTGATCGTTTGGGGCGACGAGGCTGCGATCCTCAAGCGGATCGACGAGCACCGCACCGCCGGTGCCGACCACGTGTGTGTCCAGGTGCTGCAAGCCGACCACCGCGGCTTCCCTCGGGAGCAGTGGCGTCGACTCGCCGCATCACTCAAGTCCTAG
- a CDS encoding ferredoxin reductase, which translates to MTTWQLTSVTAVADITPTARTLRLALPEHIHAMPGQHIDIRLTAEDGYSTARAYSLSDVRETRSVEVTVERLEDGEVSPYLVDVVEVGDPLEISGPHGRWFTWPAGDDRPVQLIGGGSGVAPLMSMIRSREVEAPHTPFSLVYSVRSPENVYYRDEIRQLIEHRRMDVHLIHTRVAPVGSVRPAGRVTAAELAALTIDSVRSPTVFICGPNHFVEHCAKSMIDAGHDPTRIRTERFGE; encoded by the coding sequence GTGACCACCTGGCAGCTCACATCGGTGACCGCTGTCGCCGACATCACCCCGACGGCGCGCACCCTGCGCCTCGCCCTGCCCGAACACATCCACGCGATGCCGGGCCAACACATCGACATCCGGCTCACCGCCGAGGACGGTTACTCCACCGCACGCGCGTACTCGTTGTCCGATGTGCGCGAGACCCGGTCGGTCGAAGTGACCGTCGAACGACTCGAGGACGGTGAGGTCTCGCCGTACCTCGTCGACGTGGTCGAGGTGGGGGATCCGCTGGAGATCAGCGGACCGCACGGCAGATGGTTCACCTGGCCCGCCGGTGACGACCGGCCGGTCCAGCTGATCGGGGGCGGTTCCGGCGTCGCGCCGCTGATGTCGATGATCCGCAGTCGAGAGGTCGAGGCCCCGCACACGCCGTTCTCGCTCGTCTATTCGGTGAGAAGCCCCGAAAACGTGTACTACCGCGACGAGATCCGTCAGCTGATCGAGCATCGGCGCATGGACGTACACCTCATCCACACCCGTGTCGCCCCGGTCGGGTCGGTGCGGCCGGCGGGACGCGTCACCGCCGCCGAACTCGCCGCCCTCACCATCGACTCGGTCAGGTCACCCACGGTGTTCATCTGCGGACCCAACCACTTCGTCGAGCACTGTGCGAAGTCGATGATCGACGCCGGACACGACCCCACCCGGATCCGTACCGAACGTTTCGGGGAGTGA
- a CDS encoding beta-ketoacyl synthase N-terminal-like domain-containing protein, whose protein sequence is MTNQRSTISGLGAVSGYGWGRDALWRGLSSGKSAAALRRGFGFGSSDDESPGWIVQVPEGGDPADGRTRFARAMRAAAREAIDDAMARGWSPGARVGLVHACVLGDLDMYPMVTSGIGRYTGRQYLSVTPSTPVSLLMQEYGFHGPAMNVSAMCTSGSAAIVTAKSWLDSDLVDDVVVVATDLSAKPEVVNMFVQLGVAITDTDALNACRPFQEGSRGFTFGEAAIAFTMTNRRTDGYADVLGGAMTHDAFHVTSIDPELVNIRACVDQALTMAGVEGGDIRYLNAHGPGTRQCDRAEATIAETMLPNAEVFSVKPLAGHCQGAAGAVELAASLLGYERGEIPATPTVADALLPQLLDGRTELDPGLTLKTSLGMGGHNAAVVLAPHT, encoded by the coding sequence ATGACGAATCAGCGTTCAACGATCTCGGGACTCGGGGCAGTGAGTGGATACGGCTGGGGCCGCGACGCCCTCTGGCGTGGGCTCTCGTCCGGCAAATCTGCTGCCGCCCTACGCCGCGGGTTCGGCTTCGGTTCTTCCGACGACGAGAGCCCGGGATGGATAGTGCAGGTTCCCGAAGGCGGTGACCCGGCCGACGGCCGGACCCGGTTCGCCCGCGCCATGCGCGCCGCCGCCCGTGAAGCGATCGACGACGCGATGGCTCGGGGATGGAGTCCTGGTGCGCGCGTGGGACTTGTGCATGCGTGCGTTCTCGGTGACCTGGACATGTATCCGATGGTCACGTCCGGAATCGGCCGGTACACCGGTCGCCAGTACCTCTCGGTGACGCCGTCGACGCCGGTGTCGTTGCTGATGCAGGAGTACGGATTCCACGGGCCGGCCATGAACGTCTCGGCGATGTGCACGTCCGGTTCGGCTGCCATCGTCACCGCGAAGTCCTGGCTCGACTCGGATCTCGTCGACGACGTCGTGGTGGTCGCGACCGATCTGTCGGCCAAGCCGGAAGTCGTCAACATGTTCGTACAACTCGGCGTCGCCATCACCGACACCGATGCGCTGAACGCCTGCCGCCCTTTCCAGGAGGGCAGCCGTGGGTTCACCTTCGGTGAGGCGGCGATCGCGTTCACGATGACCAACAGGCGAACCGACGGATACGCAGATGTGTTGGGCGGAGCGATGACTCACGACGCATTCCATGTGACGTCCATCGATCCGGAACTGGTCAACATCCGCGCCTGCGTCGATCAGGCGTTGACGATGGCCGGCGTGGAAGGCGGCGACATCCGATACCTGAACGCCCACGGCCCGGGCACGCGGCAATGTGACCGGGCGGAGGCCACCATCGCCGAGACCATGCTGCCCAACGCAGAGGTGTTCTCGGTGAAGCCGCTGGCCGGACACTGTCAGGGCGCTGCAGGAGCCGTTGAGCTCGCCGCGTCGCTGCTGGGATATGAGCGGGGTGAGATCCCGGCGACCCCGACGGTTGCCGACGCCCTGCTCCCGCAGTTGCTCGACGGCCGAACCGAATTGGACCCCGGCCTCACGCTGAAGACCTCACTCGGCATGGGTGGGCACAATGCGGCAGTCGTACTCGCGCCCCATACGTGA
- a CDS encoding glutathione peroxidase encodes MTSAYDFTATGIEGDPVELADFRGDPLLIVNTASQCGFTPQYRGLETLHREYADKGLRVLGFPCDQFGHQEPGDEDEIKNFCSLTYDVTFPMFAKVEVNGPAAHPLFEWLRDQKSGVLGGRIKWNFTKFLVGRDGSVVARFAPTTKPEKLAGSIEQQL; translated from the coding sequence ATGACCTCCGCGTACGACTTCACCGCAACCGGCATCGAGGGCGACCCGGTCGAGCTCGCCGACTTCCGGGGCGACCCGCTGCTCATCGTGAACACCGCGTCCCAGTGTGGGTTCACCCCGCAGTATCGCGGCCTCGAGACGCTCCACCGTGAGTACGCGGACAAGGGTTTGCGCGTGCTGGGCTTCCCGTGCGACCAGTTCGGGCATCAGGAGCCCGGTGACGAGGACGAGATCAAGAACTTCTGCTCGCTCACCTACGACGTGACGTTCCCGATGTTCGCCAAGGTCGAGGTGAACGGTCCCGCCGCGCACCCGCTGTTCGAGTGGCTCCGCGACCAGAAGTCCGGCGTGCTGGGTGGCCGCATCAAATGGAACTTCACCAAGTTCCTGGTCGGTCGCGACGGGTCGGTTGTCGCGCGGTTCGCGCCGACGACCAAACCCGAAAAGCTTGCCGGGTCCATCGAGCAACAGTTGTGA